One region of Candidatus Polarisedimenticolia bacterium genomic DNA includes:
- a CDS encoding ATP-dependent Clp protease adaptor ClpS, whose protein sequence is MGEREGQRGGQVLEKTRQKTERPPLFRVILHNDDYTPMDFVVTLLEGLFAKSPAEAHQIMMSVHVRGSGIAGTYPHEVAETKVSTVHELARSAGHPLRASLEPE, encoded by the coding sequence ATGGGTGAGAGAGAGGGGCAGCGGGGCGGGCAGGTCCTGGAGAAGACCCGCCAGAAGACCGAAAGACCGCCGCTGTTCCGCGTCATCCTGCACAACGACGATTACACTCCGATGGACTTCGTCGTCACTCTCCTCGAAGGACTTTTTGCCAAATCGCCGGCGGAGGCCCACCAGATCATGATGTCGGTCCATGTGCGCGGGTCGGGCATCGCCGGGACCTACCCGCACGAGGTGGCGGAGACCAAGGTTTCCACGGTCCATGAGCTGGCGCGCTCCGCCGGCCATCCGTTGCGCGCGAGCCTGGAGCCCGAATGA